One window of the Arthrobacter sp. D5-1 genome contains the following:
- the dhaM gene encoding dihydroxyacetone kinase phosphoryl donor subunit DhaM translates to MTVGIVVVSHSSKIAEGAVELAAQMAPDVELVAAGGTDDDRIGTSLEKVLAAVEQSLVDSGGDGVVVLTDLGSAVMTAESAMEFASDPDAVLLADAPLVEGLVAAAVAAQGGSGVADVRKAAEAAGYRPAEPVEPAEAAGAIAPDASGDFELINPLGMHARPAAKIAGGLSGLDAEVTVNGVDGMSIMALMALAAGQGSTLRVEARGKDAQRAVDYVRRLVEEGFGEL, encoded by the coding sequence ATGACGGTTGGGATCGTGGTGGTTTCACACAGCAGCAAGATAGCCGAGGGAGCGGTGGAGCTCGCCGCGCAGATGGCGCCCGACGTCGAATTGGTCGCCGCCGGGGGCACTGACGACGATCGGATCGGAACCAGCCTGGAGAAGGTGCTGGCCGCCGTCGAGCAGTCCCTGGTTGATTCCGGTGGTGACGGCGTGGTGGTACTGACCGATCTGGGCTCGGCGGTGATGACGGCCGAGTCTGCCATGGAGTTTGCCAGCGACCCTGATGCCGTGCTCCTCGCGGATGCGCCATTGGTTGAGGGGCTGGTGGCGGCCGCCGTCGCGGCCCAAGGAGGTTCCGGCGTCGCGGATGTCCGCAAGGCCGCGGAAGCCGCGGGGTACCGGCCTGCGGAGCCTGTGGAGCCTGCTGAAGCGGCCGGCGCCATTGCGCCGGACGCCAGCGGCGACTTCGAGCTCATCAACCCTTTGGGCATGCACGCCCGGCCCGCCGCGAAGATCGCAGGCGGCCTGTCCGGGTTGGACGCCGAGGTGACCGTGAACGGCGTCGATGGCATGTCCATCATGGCGCTCATGGCGCTCGCGGCCGGCCAGGGTTCCACGCTTCGTGTCGAAGCCCGCGGCAAGGATGCGCA